CGTTTGATGCGCCGCTGCGTCAATCGCAGATCGGGGTATTCGTCGCCAACCGCGCCGACTTGCCCAATGCGCTGGCGCTCAACGCAATGCTGTTCAACTCCGGTCGCTTTCTCGGGCCACCGCTCGCTGGTCTCGTGCTCGGTTTGACCTCGGAAGCGGTCTGCTTTGCGATTAACGCGGTGTCGTTTTCGGCGCTCGCCTTTGGCGTCAGTCGCATTCGGGTGCCGGAAGTGCCGCGCGCGGTGGGTTCGATGAGCCAGGTGTTTCGCGAAGGGTTGAGCTATGTGTGGGCCGAATATCCGGTGCGCATGCTGATTTTCGTGCTGGCAACGGTGAACCTCACCGCGTCGAGCTATGCCGTGCTGCTGCCGGTGTTTGCCAAGGATGTGTTCGGCGGCGACGCACGCATGCTGGGCTGGCTGTGGGGTGCAGCCGGGGCGGGGGCGTTTCTGGGAACGGTGTTTCTGGCTACACGCAAACACATGCTCGGCTTGATCAAGGTGGTGCTCGGCGGGGCCTGCATCAGCGCGCTCGGCTTGCTCGTGTTCTCCCACAACCAGACCTTGCTGATTGCACTGCCTTCGATGGCTGCGGTGGGTTTCGGTATCTCCGTGTGCAACGTGGGTGTGAACATGCTGCTGCAGAGCATGGCGCCCGATCACCTGCGCGGGCGGGTGGTGTCCTTCTTCAGTTCGACCCGTTTCGGCCTCGACGCCATCGGCGGCCTGCTGGCCGGTCTGCTCGCGGCGCGCACGGGCGTGCAGATGGCGATGCTGATCGAGGGGGCCGTGCTCGTGCTGTTTTTCATCTGGACGCTGCGAATCTTCGGGCGCTTGCGCACCGAAGTGAGCCTGCGTGCGGGCGATGGTCATTGATGTGCAAGGCAGGCGTGGCAGGGTGTGCTGCGTCTTTCCATCAACCGGTTCAGTTTGCGGAGTTGCTGCATGAAGTACGGTGAGTTTGATTCGGATGCCCTGATGTTCATCACTCAGCGTCCCGAGATTCTGTTTGAGCGTGGCGAAGGGTCGTGGCTGTTCGATTCGACCGGCAAGGCCTATCTGGACTTCATTCAGGGCTGGGCGGTGAACTGCCTTGGGCATTCGCCAGTCGAGATTCGCGACGCGCTGGTCGCGCAATCGGCAAAACTGATCAACCCCAGTCCGGCCTTCTTCAATGGGCCGATGATTGAACTGGCGGGGATGCTCACGGCGCATTCGACGTTGGACCGGGTGTTCTTTGCCAACTCGGGCGCCGAGGCCAACGAGGGCGCGATCAAGCTGGCACGCAAATGGGGGCGGCTCAAGCGCAATGGCGCGTGGCAGATCATCACCTTCGATCATTCCTTCCACGGCCGCACGCTCGCGACCATGTCGGCGTCGGGCAAGCCGGGCTGGGATACGCTCTACGCGCCGCAGGTGCCGGGCTTCCCCAAGGCCGAGCTCAATGACCTGGCTTCGGTCGAGACGCTGATCTGCCCCGAAACCGCGGCAGTGATGCTGGAGCCGGTGCAGGGCGAGGGTGGTGTGATTCCGGCTGATCCGGCCTTCCTCAAAGGTCTGCGCGAGCTGACGGAAAAGCACGGCATCCTGCTGATCGTCGACGAAGTCCAGTCCGGCATGGGGCGCACTGGGCGCCTGTTTGCGCACCAGCACGCCGGCATTGAGCCCGACATCATGACCCTGGGCAAGGGCATCGGCGGCGGGGTGCCGCTGGCGGCGCTGATGGCGACCGAACCGGTGAGCTGCTTCGAGCCCGGTGATCAGGGCGGTACCTACAATGGCAACCCGCTGATCAGCGCGGTTGGTGTGGCCGTGATGCGGCGGCTGACGTCAGCCGGTTTCATGGAGGCGGTGGTCGCGCGCGGAGACTACCTGTCGCGGCGCCTCAATGAACTGTCGCAGGCGCACTCGCTGGGGGGCGAGCGCGGAGTGGGACTGCTTCGTGCCCTGGTGCTTGATCGCGATCGCGGTCCGGATCTGGTGAAGGCGGCGCTCCATGCGGCGCCGACCGGGCTGCTGCTCAACGCACCGCGTCCGAACCTGCTGCGCTTCATGCCTTCGCTGACGGTGTCCGAGGCCGAAATCGATCAGATGATCGAGATGCTCGACGGTTTGCTGAAAGCCTGATTCAGCGCGCTCAGCCGAAAAAACGCCGGGTCCTGCCCGGCGTTTTCCTGTGCGGACATCCGTGCGGTCAGCGCAGCAGTGCGGCGGCGTGGTGACGCAGGTGGTCTTCGATGAAGCTGGCAATGAAGTAGTAGCTGTGATCGTAGCCGGGCTGCAGTCGAAGGGTGAGCGGGTGGCCTGCGGCGGCGCAGGCTGCGCGCAGGGCTTCGGGCTTGAGTTGCTCGGCGAGGAATCCATCGGCTTCGCCCTGATCGACCAGGATCGGCAGGCGCTCGCCGGCCGTGGCAATCAGCTCCACTGCATCCCAGGCTTT
This genomic interval from Parazoarcus communis contains the following:
- a CDS encoding MFS transporter, with product MNSAPSLQGGRTWPSSMRALGHRNYRYYFFGQAVSVLGSWVQQVALSWLIYRLTGSVALLGVTTFAALLPMLLVGPLAGAWIDRRDKRRLLILVQGLLGLQAAALSVLTAMDAIGPNLIVAMSATLGLLNAFDAPLRQSQIGVFVANRADLPNALALNAMLFNSGRFLGPPLAGLVLGLTSEAVCFAINAVSFSALAFGVSRIRVPEVPRAVGSMSQVFREGLSYVWAEYPVRMLIFVLATVNLTASSYAVLLPVFAKDVFGGDARMLGWLWGAAGAGAFLGTVFLATRKHMLGLIKVVLGGACISALGLLVFSHNQTLLIALPSMAAVGFGISVCNVGVNMLLQSMAPDHLRGRVVSFFSSTRFGLDAIGGLLAGLLAARTGVQMAMLIEGAVLVLFFIWTLRIFGRLRTEVSLRAGDGH
- a CDS encoding acetylornithine transaminase, whose amino-acid sequence is MKYGEFDSDALMFITQRPEILFERGEGSWLFDSTGKAYLDFIQGWAVNCLGHSPVEIRDALVAQSAKLINPSPAFFNGPMIELAGMLTAHSTLDRVFFANSGAEANEGAIKLARKWGRLKRNGAWQIITFDHSFHGRTLATMSASGKPGWDTLYAPQVPGFPKAELNDLASVETLICPETAAVMLEPVQGEGGVIPADPAFLKGLRELTEKHGILLIVDEVQSGMGRTGRLFAHQHAGIEPDIMTLGKGIGGGVPLAALMATEPVSCFEPGDQGGTYNGNPLISAVGVAVMRRLTSAGFMEAVVARGDYLSRRLNELSQAHSLGGERGVGLLRALVLDRDRGPDLVKAALHAAPTGLLLNAPRPNLLRFMPSLTVSEAEIDQMIEMLDGLLKA